The following DNA comes from Candidatus Babeliales bacterium.
TTTTTGGTTTAGCACATTCAATTATCTGTGCACAGCGATTGTCCAAAAGTTTTTTGCATGGGGAACAATGCCATGGAAAATAATTGGCGGTACAGTAGGTGGCATTCGAGTGTTGGTATCATTGTATATTATGAAATTTGAAAATGATCATACTCATCGTAATCCTTTTAAAAGATCAAGTAAGGCTGGTGTTCCCTTCACACTTGAGGATTTAGTTAAAGGTCCAAAATTTAATATGTCGCAACAAATTATAGAATAAAAACTTAGAGCATCTCTCGTAATTTACGCAATTTATCCTTTAAATCGATAATTTGCTGCGAGAGGTGCTCAATTTTTTCATTTTCAGGTGACTTGTTCACATGTTTGGTAGATTCTTCCATTGTTGTTTTTTGTGATGCAATGATAGATTCACCTTTAGTGGATGGTTTTTCTTTAAGTTTCTTTTTTGCACCAACAATGGTAAAGCCTTCTTCATAGAGAAGTCGTTTGATAAGTTCGAATTTTTTAAGATCGTTTTCATCGTAAAAACGTTGACTTCCTTGCGAGCGTTTTGTTTTTATGCTGAACTCTTTTTCCCAGAAGCGTACAACAAATCGTTCAAGTTCAAGTTTTTTTGCAAGTTCGCCGATGCGGAATTTTCTTTTTTGCATTTTCATAATAACTCATCCTTTTTTTAATTTTTATTACGTTTGTGGTGTGCGCTGTTGTTCTTTACTTTTTATCGAGTAAGTTGTGCAGTGCGCTAGGTGAAAAATCATTTTTATGGTATCATCATTATGCTGAATTAGTCAATTGCAAGTTATATCGGTCTGTTTCGTAGTGTGATAATAGCATCGATGGTTTTCCCAATTATATTTTAATGAGGTGCGTATATGAATATGAGAGACTTGGTTGTACCAGTCGGATTTGCGTTAGTAACGGTCTTTGCATTGAATTATTTTTTTCCTGGTAGTACTGCCAAAGAAGAAGTAGAATCA
Coding sequences within:
- a CDS encoding MerR family transcriptional regulator yields the protein MKMQKRKFRIGELAKKLELERFVVRFWEKEFSIKTKRSQGSQRFYDENDLKKFELIKRLLYEEGFTIVGAKKKLKEKPSTKGESIIASQKTTMEESTKHVNKSPENEKIEHLSQQIIDLKDKLRKLREML